In the Helianthus annuus cultivar XRQ/B chromosome 11, HanXRQr2.0-SUNRISE, whole genome shotgun sequence genome, one interval contains:
- the LOC110889641 gene encoding WD repeat-containing protein 44 codes for MSKFCNLNDDVFNNNNNDSTNNDCFYESLDRILSSTTCSSSSCSDDDVDSDVCVTDLNFSRNGSVSVPRVPMGDYDVWISQPSSVEERRLRLLRRMGLAGEKHVDSSSADLKLGKSISADHLDVVHVNRVHNIDNVDPVSACKPVIVRSKSADHERRESVCVPDCDDVKPKPNCDGNSICSASVSVNNNSGDKRVLAKSRSSQSTGNGSPSKPPTGRTVRRSDEIVANVSVDDDDDDNNDDDGDDDVDEDAVCTIKNLDNGKEFVVKEVREDGMCGNLKEVGTGKQLTMEEFEMCVGHSPIVQELMRRHNFETGGVELPDVGGNNSGGSGSKLKKKGSWLKSIKNVASSVTGHKERRSSDERDTSSEKGGRRSSSATDDSQDGSFHGPERVRVRQYGKSCKDLSALFKSQEIQAHNGSIWTIKFSLDGKYLASAGEDCLIHVWEVGSSERKGDLLFDKQEDGNLNVLLMSNGSPEPTSVSTNLENVPERKRRGRLSISRKSISMDPIVVPDTVFALSEKPICSFNGHSEDVLDLSWSKSQHLLSSSMDKTVRLWQLSSKSCLKIFSHSDYVTCIQFNPVDDRYFISGSLDSKVRIWSIPDRQVVDWNDLHEMITAACYTPDGQAALVGSYKGSCHLYNTTDNRLQQKSQINLQNKKKKPHHKKITGFQFAPGSKSEVLITSADSRIRVVDGVDLVHKFKGFRNTNSQISACVSANGRYVVCASEDSNVYVWKHEADSRASRNKGVTVTQSYEHFHCQDVSMAIPWPGISDTCWGFGLTDPARLSGDHERLDEEASTANHPPTPEDETNRIDGSLVSSPLHGTISSATNGYFFDRISATFPEEKLVMGSTKNRSPRTSVDFSNGLNAGKSAWGMVIVTAGLRGEIRTFQNFGMPVRI; via the exons ATGAGCAAATTTTGCAACCTAAACGACGACgtattcaacaacaacaacaacgatagCACCAACAACGACTGTTTTTACGAGTCACTCGATCGGATACTTTCGTCAACCACATGTTCGTCTTCTTCGTGTTCGGATGATGACGTTGACAGTGACGTGTGCGTGACGGATCTGAATTTCAGTAGGAATGGTTCGGTATCGGTCCCTAGGGTTCCGATGGGGGACTATGACGTCTGGATCTCGCAACCGTCGTCGGTGGAGGAGCGGCGCCTGCGGTTGCTCCGCCGGATGGGACTCGCCGGTGAGAAACACGTGGATTCGTCTTCTGCCGACTTAAAATTGGGTAAATCTATCTCAGCAGATCATTTAGATGTTGTTCATGTTAATCGTGTTCATAATATTGATAATGTTGATCCTGTTAGTGCTTGTAAACCTGTGATTGTTCGATCTAAATCTGCTGATCATGAACGCCGTGAGTCTGTTTGTGTTCCTGATTGTGATGATGTTAAACCTAAACCTAATTGTGATGGTAATTCGATATGTTCGGCGTCGGTAAGTGTAAATAATAATAGCGGTGATAAACGTGTGCTAGCGAAATCGCGGAGTTCACAAAGTACCGGTAATGGATCGCCTAGTAAGCCTCCGACTGGTAGAACCGTTAGGCGGAGTGATGAGATTGTTGCGAATGTgagtgttgatgatgatgatgatgataataatgatgatgacggtgatgatgatgttgatgaggATGCGGTGTGTACGATTAAGAATTTGGATAACGGAAAGGAGTTTGTGGTGAAGGAGGTTAGGGAGGACGGAATGTGTGGGAATTTGAAGGAGGTTGGTACCGGGAAGCAATTGACGATGGAAGAGTTTGAAATGTGTGTTGGGCACTCGCCGATTGTTCAAGAGTTGATGAGACGGCATAATTTCGAAACTGGTGGCGTTGAGTTACCTGATGTTGGTGGTAACAACAGTGGTGGCAGTGGATCTAAATTGAAAAAGAAAGGGAGCTGGTTGAAAAGCATCAAGAACGTAGCCAGTTCGGTCACGGGGCACAAAGAAAGACGAAGCAGCGATGAACGAGACACGTCGTCGGAGAAAGGTGGGAGACGGTCCAGCTCAGCGACGGATGATAGTCAAGATGGGTCATTCCATGGTCCAGAAAGGGTACGGGTTCGACAATACGGGAAATCTTGTAAAGATCTGTCGGCTTTGTTTAAGAGTCAAGAGATTCAGGCTCATAACGGTTCGATCTGGACCATTAAGTTTAGTTTGGATGGGAAGTATCTTGCTAGTGCTGGCGAGGATTGTCTCATTCATGTTTGGGAAGTTGGTAGTTCGGAACGGAAGGGTGATCTTTTGTTTGATAAACAAGAAGATGGGAACTTGAATGTGTTATTGATGTCAAACGGGTCGCCAGAACCAACTTCTGTATCTACAAATTTGGAGAATGTGCCTGAAAGGAAACGAAGAGGACGATTATCCATAAGCCGAAAATCTATAAGTATGGATCCTATTGTAGTGCCAGATACAGTATTTGCACTATCGGAAAAGCCAATATGTTCCTTTAATGGTCACTCGGAAGATGTGCTTGATCTATCATGGTCGAAATCTCAG CATTTGCTTTCATCCTCAATGGACAAAACAGTACGGTTGTGGCAGTTGTCTAGCAAGTCATGTTTAAAGATCTTTTCTCATAGTGATTATG TGACTTGCATCCAGTTCAATCCTGTTGATGATAGGTATTTCATCAGTGGATCTTTAGATTCCAAGGTTCGAATATGGAGTATTCCTGATCGACAAGTTGTTGATTGGAATGATTTGCATGAAATGATCACTGCTGCGTGTTATACACCCGATGGTCAG GCTGCACTAGTTGGTTCGTACAAGGGGAGCTGCCATTTATACAATACAACTG atAATAGATTGCAGCAGAAGAGTCAGATCAACCTGCAGAATAAGAAGAAGAAGCCACATCATAAGAAAATCACAGGTTTTCAG TTTGCACCCGGAAGTAAATCAGAAGTGCTAATAACGTCCGCCGATTCGCGAATTCGTGTTGTTGATGGTGTTGATCTGGTCCACAAATTCAAAG GTTTTCGCAACACAAACAGCCAAATCTCCGCCTGCGTGTCTGCAAACGGGAGATACGTGGTGTGTGCCAGCGAGGATTCCAATGTGTACGTCTGGAAACACGAAGCTGACTCACGTGCGAGCCGAAACAAAGGTGTAACCGTCACGCAATCATACGAGCATTTCCACTGTCAAGACGTATCAATGGCTATCCCATGGCCTGGTATCAGCGACACCTGTTGGGGTTTCGGGTTAACCGATCCCGCTAGGCTAAGCGGTGACCATGAACGATTAGACGAGGAGGCGTCAACGGCTAACCACCCTCCAACACCAGAAGACGAAACCAACCGAATAGACGGTTCATTGGTTAGCAGCCCGCTTCATGGAACCATATCGAGCGCAACCAACGGTTACTTTTTCGATAGGATATCGGCTACATTTCCCGAGGAAAAGCTTGTTATGGGTAGTACTAAGAACCGGAGTCCGCGGACAAGTGTTGACTTTTCGAACGGGTTGAACGCGGGAAAGTCGGCGTGGGGTATGGTGATTGTGACGGCTGGATTACGTGGGGAGATCAGAACGTTCCAGAATTTTGGAATGCCGGTTCGGATATAA
- the LOC110889640 gene encoding protochlorophyllide reductase — translation MALQATSFFVHNLVNLPGKTNATLKDSTFLGGSLTDHRKLDLGSSASRSKIEFTRRKVYKTQSVATTSTPPVTRAAPEEKKTLRKGTVIITGASSGLGLATAKALAETGKWHVIMACRDFLKAERAAKSAGISKENYTVMHLDLASFDSVRQFVANFKQSGQPLDVLVCNAAVYQPTAKEPTFTADGIELSVGTNHLGHFLLSRLLLDDMKKSDYPSKRLIIVGSITGNTNTLAGNVPPKASLGDMRGLAGGLNGLNSSTMIDGGKFDGAKAYKDSKICNMLTMQEFHRRYHEETGITFASLYPGCIATTGLFREHIPLFRLLFPPFQKFITKGYVSEEESGKRLAQVVSDPSLTKSGVYWSWNKDSASFENQLSEEASDVSKARKVWEISEKIVGLA, via the exons ATGGCTCTCCAAGCGACCTCATTCTTCGTTCACAATCTTGTAAACTTGCCGGGAAAGACCAATGCAACTTTAAAGGATTCAACCTTTCTTGGGGGTTCGCTTACCGATCACCGTAAACTTGATCTCGGTTCATCCGCTTCAAGAAGCAAG ATAGAGTTCACTAGAAGAAAAGTGTACAAAACTCAATCTGTAGCCACTACAAGTACTCCTCCGGTGACCCGAGCAGCACCGGAGGAGAAAAAAACATTACGAAAAGGGACCGTAATCATAACCGGAGCATCCTCCGGTCTTGGCCTCGCCACCGCGAAAGCCTTAGCCGAAACCGGAAAATGGCACGTGATCATGGCATGTAGAGACTTTCTAAAAGCAGAAAGAGCCGCAAAATCAGCCGGAATATCAAAAGAAAACTACACAGTAATGCATCTAGACCTAGCATCATTCGATAGCGTCCGCCAATTCGTCGCTAACTTCAAGCAATCGGGCCAACCCCTAGACGTTCTAGTATGCAACGCCGCGGTATACCAACCAACCGCGAAAGAACCAACCTTCACAGCTGATGGAATAGAGCTAAGTGTGGGAACTAACCATTTGGGACACTTTCTTCTATCCAGATTATTGCTTGATGACATGAAAAAGTCCGATTACCCGTCGAAAAGACTTATAATAGTTGGGTCTATTACTGGAAACACCAACACTTTAGCAGGAAATGTACCTCCAAAAGCAAGCTTAGGTGACATGAGGGGTTTAGCAGGCGGATTAAACGGGTTAAACAGCTCAACGATGATTGATGGAGGCAAATTCGACGGTGCAAAGGCGTATAAAGATAGTAAGATATGTAACATGCTTACCATGCAAGAGTTTCATAGGAGATACCATGAAGAAACTGGAATTACATTTGCTTCTTTGTACCCGGGGTGCATTGCGACAACCGGGCTGTTTAGGGAACATATTCCCCTCTTTAGGTTGTTGTTTCCTCCTTTCCAGAAGTTTATAACAAAAGGGTATGTGTCGGAAGAGGAATCGGGTAAGCGGCTTGCGCAGGTTGTGAGTGATCCGAGCTTGACGAAATCGGGTGTGTATTGGAGCTGGAACAAGGATTCGGCTTCGTTCGAGAATCAGTTGTCGGAAGAAGCAAGTGATGTGAGCAAGGCTAGGAAAGTGTGGGAGATAAGTGAGAAGATTGTTGGGTTGGCTTGA
- the LOC110889638 gene encoding carbon catabolite repressor protein 4 homolog 6-like isoform X2 yields MGSKGSPCYPSTSTRGKLGFYYKDHEILPPLPRLTINTPGDLAIILGTSDTSSLYNFISEQKLNMSELPRDKISGQYSAEIYPKRLVFSNFRSKSIDNATQSPTSVDNATQSPTAVLEVKPLM; encoded by the exons ATGGGCTCTAagggtagcccgtgctacccctcaACTTCGACTC GTGGAAAGCTAGGTTTCTATTACAAAGATCATGAAATTCTTCCGCCCCTCCCCA GATTAACGATCAATACACCAGGGGATTTGGCAATCATTCTTGGCACCAGTGATACT AGTTCACTGTACAACTTCATATCCGAGCAAAAG TTAAACATGTCTGAACTGCCTAGAGATAAGATATCAGGACAATATTCTGCTGAAATTTATCCCAAAAGACTGGTTTTCTCTAATTTCAG AAGCAAGTCCATTGATAATGCTACCCAATCTCCCACATCAGTTGATAATGCTACCCAATCTCCCACAGCAGTCCTAGAG GTGAAACCCTTGATGTGA
- the LOC110889638 gene encoding carbon catabolite repressor protein 4 homolog 6-like isoform X1, whose translation MGSKGSPCYPSTSTRKGGKLGFYYKDHEILPPLPRLTINTPGDLAIILGTSDTSSLYNFISEQKLNMSELPRDKISGQYSAEIYPKRLVFSNFRSKSIDNATQSPTSVDNATQSPTAVLEVKPLM comes from the exons ATGGGCTCTAagggtagcccgtgctacccctcaACTTCGACTCGTAAGg GTGGAAAGCTAGGTTTCTATTACAAAGATCATGAAATTCTTCCGCCCCTCCCCA GATTAACGATCAATACACCAGGGGATTTGGCAATCATTCTTGGCACCAGTGATACT AGTTCACTGTACAACTTCATATCCGAGCAAAAG TTAAACATGTCTGAACTGCCTAGAGATAAGATATCAGGACAATATTCTGCTGAAATTTATCCCAAAAGACTGGTTTTCTCTAATTTCAG AAGCAAGTCCATTGATAATGCTACCCAATCTCCCACATCAGTTGATAATGCTACCCAATCTCCCACAGCAGTCCTAGAG GTGAAACCCTTGATGTGA